One genomic window of Nicotiana sylvestris chromosome 10, ASM39365v2, whole genome shotgun sequence includes the following:
- the LOC104246121 gene encoding nuclear transport factor 2-like: MATQISEHSADTVAHAFVDQYYRILHMLIDQSYRFYKDESVLSWAQPDGELKSATTTDGIAEFIKSSHFKDSKVEVATIDSQVSAAGGFLVVVTATLIGQDESRKSFSQTFFLAPQEKGYFVLNDIFRFVGVVESSTVVTYKDDENASVASLEPATEDKVEENVKAIESKVDENVNEVSEKSEAKVTTDDEVENKPSVTSNETEQPVVETTSSVETGAPKVTYASMMMMGRSAPPTNAPHRVVRVAANADIQPAPKKPQANGVLKALASNSNGMPIAQEHNNYSNEEIECKSVYIGGLPTNTTSSELYSIVKQFGPVHSRDVQLKTYEEDGYCCGFVHFQDDVSARNAVQTHHIIVRGREAYIRFKRIKGRGERGNSPSGRGGFRDGYDSRSRPQSSEGRKGEGYQQNYRRRD, translated from the exons ATGGCCACTCAAATATCCGAACACTCAGCTGATACCGTTGCGCATGCTTTTGTTGATCAATATTACCGCATTTTACATATGCTTATCGACCAGTCCTATAGATTTTACAAGGATGAAAGTGTCTTAAGTTGGGCTCAGCCTGATGGTGAACTGAAATCCGCAACGACAACTGAT GGAATAGCTGAGTTTATCAAATCCTCTCACTTTAAGGATTCTAAGGTGGAAGTCGCAACGATTGACTCCCAAGTATCTGCTGCGGGAGGTTTTCTTGTCGTGGTCACAGCAACCTTGATCGGGCAAGACGAATCAAGAAAAAGTTTCTCTCAGACTTTCTTTCTCGCTCCACAGGAGAAAGGATACTTTGTGTTGAACGATATTTTTCGTTTTGTTGGCGTAGTTGAATCTTCAACGGTTGTCACATATAAGGATGACGAAAACGCTTCAGTTGCTTCTTTGG AACCAGCTACTGAGGACAAAGTTGAAGAAAATGTGAAGGCTATTGAAAGCAAAGTTGACGAAAATGTCAACGAGGTGTCTGAGAAATCAGAGGCTAAGGTTACAACTGATGACGAAGTTGAAAACAAACCTTCAGTCACTTCGAATGAAACAGAACAACCCGTTGTTGAGACAACCTCGAGCGTTGAGACTGGTGCTCCTAAAGTTACCTATGCATCAATG ATGATGATGGGAAGGTCCGCGCCACCAACCAATGCGCCCCATAGAGTTGTAAGGGTTGCTGCAAATGCTGATATCCAACCCGCGCCTAAGAAACCTCAAGCCAATGGCGTACTCAAGGCGTTGGCTTCTAATTCGAATGGCATGCCTATAgcacaagaacacaacaactatTCCAATGAAGAAATCGAAT GTAAATCGGTATATATTGGAGGCTTGCCAACCAACACAACCAGTAGTGAGCTCTACTCGATTGTTAAACAATTTGGACCAGTTCACAGTCGTGACGTTCAACTCAAAACTTATGAGGag GACGGATATTGTTGTGGTTTCGTGCATTTTCAAGATGATGTGTCTGCTCGTAATGCAGTTCAG ACGCATCATATAATTGTGAGGGGAAGAGAAGCTTATATAAGATTCAAGCGAATCAAAG GGCGCGGTGAGAGGGGAAACTCTCCATCGGGTAGAGGTGGATTTCGCGATGGTTATGACTCGCGAAGTCGGCCTCAAAGTTCCGAGGGACGAAAGGGAGAAGGTTACCAGCAGAACTACAGAAGGAGGGATTAG